A genomic stretch from Mesoplodon densirostris isolate mMesDen1 chromosome 3, mMesDen1 primary haplotype, whole genome shotgun sequence includes:
- the LOC132485835 gene encoding protocadherin gamma-A7-like → MAAREKGGDYRGFILLSILLGTQREVSAGHILYSIPEETDTGSFVGNISKDLGLEPWELAERGVRIVSRGRTQLFALNPRSGSLVTAGRIDREELCAQSVRCLVNFNILMEDKMNLYPIEVEIMDVNDNTPKFLTEEMNVKIMENTAPGVRFPLNEARDPDVGTNSLQSYHLNPNRHFSLVVQTGEDGTKYPELVLERVLDREEVTAHHLLLTASDGGDPPQSGTARVQVTVVDVNDHAPVFSLPQYQVTVPENVPVGTRLLTVNAIDLDEGVNGEVTYSFRKITPKILQIFHLNSHTGELSTLDGLDYEESGYYEMEVQAQDGPGSMTRAKVLITILDVNDNAPEMTVTSVSSSVPENTPPGTVIALFYLQDRDSGKNGQVTCTVSENLPFKLERSIDNYYRLVTAKNLDRETFSVYNITLKATDGGSPPLSTETHISMNVADTNDNPPAFPHSSYSVFVPENNPRGTSIFSVTARDPDSHENARVTYSVSEDTLQGPSVSSYVSINSNTGVLYTLRSFDYEQFHDLQLRVTASDSGDPPLSSNVSLSIFVLDQNDNTPEILYPALPTDGSTGVELAPRSAELGYLVTKVVAVDRDSGQNAWLSYRLLKASDPGLFAVGLHTGEVRTARALLDRDALKQSLVVAVQDHGQPPLSATVTLTVAVADSIPDVLADLGSLERSADAGDSVLTLYLVMAVAAVSCVFLAFVVVLLALRLRRWHTSRLLQASGGGLEGVPASHFVGVDGVRAFLQAYSHEVSLTADSRRSHVIFPQPNYADTLVSQESCENKDPLLTSIDFHECKDKAQSIQVSSVIHLYSSKNYILCKFLYCFAK, encoded by the coding sequence ATGGCGGCTCGGGAGAAGGGCGGGGACTACAGAGGATTCATCCTGCTCTCCATCCTCCTGGGGACCCAGAGGGAAGTTTCGGCAGGACATATTCTCTACTCCATTCCGGAGGAGACAGACACAGGGTCTTTTGTGGGTAATATCTCCAAGGACCTGGGGTTGGAGCCCTGGGAGCTGGCGGAGCGGGGAGTCCGCATCGTCTCCAGAGGTAGGACGCAGCTCTTTGCTCTGAATCCGCGAAGCGGCAGCTTGGTCACCGCAGGCAGGATAGACCGGGAGGAGCTCTGCGCGCAGAGCGTGCGGTGTCTGGTGAACTTTAACATCTTGATGGAAGATAAAATGAATCTTTACCCTATAGAAGTGGAAATAATGGATGTTAATGACAACACTCCTAAATTCCTGACGGAAGAAATGAATGTGAAAATAATGGAGAATACAGCTCCTGGGGTGCGATTTCCGTTAAATGAGGCTAGGGATCCGGATGTGGGCACGAACTCTCTCCAGAGCTACCATCTCAACCCCAATCGCCACTTCTCCCTGGTTGTGCAAACTGGAGAGGATGGAACTAAATATCCGGAAttagtgctggagagggtgctggACCGGGAGGAAGTGACAGCTCACCACCTCCTCCTCACAGCCTCTGACGGCGGTGATCCACCCCAATCCGGAACCGCCCGCGTCCAAGTAACAGTGGTGGATGTGAATGATCATGCGCCAGTCTTCTCTTTGCCCCAGTACCAAGTAACTGTCCCTGAGAACGTGCCAGTGGGCACAAGACTACTCACGGTAAATGCTATCGACCTGGATGAGGGAGTCAATGGGGAAGTGACATACTCTTTTAGGAAAATAACTCCAAAAATTCTACAGATATTCCACCTGAACTCCCACACAGGAGAATTATCAACTTTAGATGGCCTAGATTATGAAGAATCTGGCTACTATGAAATGGAAGTTCAAGCTCAGGATGGTCCTGGTAGCATGACAAGGGCTAAAGTACTGATCACAATTTTAGATGTGAATGACAATGCCCCGGAAATGACTGTAACATCTGTAAGCAGCTCAGTCCCTGAAAACACTCCTCCTGGAACAGTAATTGCTCTTTTCTACCTTCAAGACAGAGATTCTGGGAAAAATGGCCAGGTGACCTGCACTGTTTCAGAAAATCTGCCTTTTAAATTAGAAAGATCAATAGATAATTATTATAGATTGGTGACAGCAAAAAACCTAGACCGGGAAACATTCTCTGTATATAACATCACACTGAAAGCCACAGATGGTGGAAGCCCGCCCTTGTCCACAGAAACTCACATCTCCATGAATGTGGCAGACACCAACGACAACCCACCTGCCTTCCCCCACTCCTCCTACTCCGTCTTTGTGCCTGAGAACAACCCCAGAGGCACCTCCATCTTCTCTGTGACTGCACGTGACCCTGACAGCCACGAGAACGCCCGTGTCACATACTCCGTATCTGAAGATACTCTCCAGGGGCCATCTGTATCCTCCTATGTTTCCATCAACTCCAATACTGGTGTCCTGTATACATTGCGCTCCTTCGACTATGAGCAGTTTCATGACCTGCAATTGAGAGTGACTGCAAGTGACAGCGGGGACCCGCCGCTCAGCAGCAACGTGTCTCTGAGCATATTCGTGCTGGACCAGAACGACAACACACCTGAGATTCTGTACCCTGCCCTTCCCACTGACGGTTCCACGGGTGTGGAGCTGGCACCCCGCTCCGCAGAGCTCGGCTACCTGGTGACCAAGGTGGTGGCTGTGGACAGAGACTCGGGCCAGAATGCCTGGCTGTCCTACCGCCTGCTCAAGGCCAGCGATCCAGGACTCTTCGCGGTGGGGCTGCACACGGGCGAGGTGCGCACAGCACGGGCCCTGCTGGACAGAGACGCGCTCAAGCAGAGCCTGGTGGTGGCGGTCCAGGACCACGGCCAGCCCCCTCTCTCTGCCACTGTCACACTCACGGTGGCTGTGGCTGACAGCATCCCAGATGTGCTGGCCGACCTGGGGAGTCTCGAGCGCTCCGCCGACGCTGGCGACTCCGTCCTCACGCTGTATCTGGTGATGGCCGTGGCCGCGGTGTCCTGCGTCTTTCTTGCCTTTGTCGTCGTTCTACTGGCGCTCAGACTGCGGCGCTGGCACACGTCGCGCCTGCTCCAGGCTTCAGGAGGCGGGTTGGAGGGCGTGCCCGCCTCTCACTTTGTGGGCGTGGACGGGGTGCGGGCTTTCCTGCAGGCCTATTCCCACGAGGTCTCGCTCACCGCGGACTCGCGGAGGAGTCACGTGATCTTCCCGCAGCCCAACTACGCGGACACGCTCGTCAGCCAGGAGAGCTGTGAGAATAAGGATCCCCTGTTAACATCCATAGATTTTCATGAATGTAAGGATAAAGCCCAAAGTATTCAGGTGagttcagtcattcatttatattCTTCGAAGAACTATATTTTGTGtaaatttctttattgttttgcgAAATAA
- the LOC132486400 gene encoding protocadherin gamma-A8 isoform X14 has translation MATPKNYRGRGDLVLLCAFLGTLGEIGRGQIHYSVPEESDKGYFVGNISKDLGLESQELAQHGVHIVSRGRMQLFALNPGSGSLVTAGRIDREELCAQSARCLVNINILVEDEGKLWGIEIEITDINDNNPKFQVDNLEVKINEIALPGTRYPLPEAVDHDVGLNSLQSYQLSPNHHFSLDVQTGDDGTISPELVLERALDREEEAAHHLVLVASDGGEPRRSSTVHIRVTVLDTNDNAPVFTQPIYRVKVPENVPPGTRLLTVSASDPDEGTNGEVAYKFWKISEKQSPLFQLNENTGEISTAKSLDYEECAFYDMEIQAEDVGALLGRTKVLISVEDVNDNRPEVTITSLFSPVLENTLPGTVIAFLNVHDRDSGKNGQVVCYTRDNLPFQLEKSIDNYYRLVIWEYLDREKISMYNITVMASDLGTPPLSTEIHIALHVADTNDNPPIFPHASYSAYIPENNPRGASIFSVTAHDPDSGNNAQVTYSLTKDTIMATPLSSYVSINSDTGVLYALRSFDYEQIQDLQLVVTASDSGDPPLSSNVSLSLFILDQNDNVPEILYPMLPTDGSTGVELAPRSAEPGYLVTKVVAVDRDSGQNAWLSYRLLKASEPGLFLVGLHTGEVRTARALLDRDALKQSLVVAVQDHGQPPLSATVTLTVAVASSIPEVLADLGSIRTPTNSDDSDLTLYLVVAVAVVSCTFLAFVIVLLALRLWRWHKSSLLQASGVRLAGLPASGFVGMEGVQAFLKTYSHEVSLTSDSRGSHVIFPQPNYADTLISQESCEKNDTLLTSRDFHECRDEAASVQLFKLKQRGLQFPSADSGRRCWPKWRAWCWRPPRADAAHFPISDSLAFPPLPPLEKKKPCLTPHAGIKLFGAPDNCSTEIVCNLASPSR, from the exons ATGGCCACTCCAAAGAATTACCGAGGACGCGGCGATCTGGTACTGCTGTGCGCGTTCCTGGGCACGCTGGGGGAGATCGGGAGAGGACAGATCCACTACTCCGTGCCTGAAGAGAGCGACAAAGGATACTTCGTGGGGAACATCTCCAAGGACTTGGGGCTGGAGTCACAAGAGCTGGCGCAGCACGGAGTCCACATCGTCTCCAGAGGTAGGATGCAGCTCTTTGCTTTGAACCCGGGAAGCGGCAGCTTAGTCACCGCGGGCAGGATAGACCGGGAGGAGCTCTGCGCTCAGAGCGCGCGGTGTCTTGTAAATATTAACATCCTGGTTGAGGATGAAGGGAAACTTTGGGGAATAGAAATAGAAATCACTGATATCAACGATAATAATCCGAAATTCCAGGTCGACAATCTGGAAGTAAAAATTAACGAAATTGCTTTGCCCGGAACACGTTATCCACTCCCAGAGGCTGTTGACCACGATGTGGGCTTGAATTCCCTGCAGAGCTATCAGCTCAGCCCCAATCACCACTTCTCCCTGGACGTGCAAACTGGAGACGACGGAACTATAAGCCCAGAGCTGGTGCTGGAGCGCGCCCTGGACCGCGAGGAGGAGGCTGCTCACCATCTGGTCCTCGTCGCCTCCGATGGAGGCGAACCGCGTCGCTCCAGCACAGTGCACATCCGAGTGACAGTGTTGGATACAAACGACAATGCCCCGGTTTTTACTCAACCGATTTACCGAGTGAAAGTCCCAGAGAACGTGCCCCCGGGCACCCGGCTGCTTACTGTAAGCGCTAGCGACCCAGATGAGGGAACCAACGGAGAAGTGGCTTATAAATTCTGGAAAATTAGTGAAAAACAATCTCCGTTATTCCAGCTTAATGAAAATACTGGCGAAATATCAACAGCAAAGAGTTTAGATTATGAAGAATGTGCATTTTATGACATGGAAATACAGGCTGAAGATGTGGGGGCACTTCTGGGACGGACCAAAGTACTCATTTCAGTGGAAGATGTCAATGATAATAGACCCGAAGTGACCATTACATCTTTGTTTAGCCCAGTCTTGGAAAATACTCTTCCTGGGACAGTAATTGCCTTCTTGAATGTGCATGACCGAGACTCTGGGAAGAATGGTCAAGTTGTCTGTTACACACGTGATAACTTACCTTTTCAATTAGAAAAATCAATAGATAATTATTATAGATTGGTGATATGGGAATATTTAGACCGAGAAAAGatctctatgtataatataacAGTGATGGCCTCAGATCTAGGAACCCCACCTCTATCTACTGAAATTCATATTGCCCTGCACGTGGCAGACACCAACGACAATCCACCCATTTTCCCTCATGCCTCCTACTCAGCCTATATCCCGGAGAACAACCCCAGAGGTGCCTCCATCTTCTCTGTGACGGCCCATGACCCTGACAGTGGCAACAATGCCCAGGTCACTTACTCTCTGACCAAAGACACCATCATGGCGACGCCTCTCTCGTCTTATGTCTCCATCAACTCTGACACTGGCGTCCTATATGCGCTGCGCTCCTTTGACTATGAGCAAATCCAAGACTTGCAGCTAGTGGTGACAGCCAGTGACAGTGGGGACCCTCCACTCAGCAGCAACGTGTCACTGAGCTTGTTCATCCTGGACCAGAACGACAATGTGCCAGAGATCCTGTACCCCATGCTTCCCACCGATGGCTCCACGGGTGTGGAGCTGGCACCCCGCTCTGCAGAGCCTGGCTACCTGGTGACCAAGGTGGTGGCTGTGGACAGAGACTCAGGCCAGAATGCCTGGCTGTCCTACCGCCTGCTCAAGGCCAGCGAGCCGGGACTCTTCTTGGTGGGGCTGCACACGGGCGAGGTGCGCACAGCGAGGGCCCTGCTGGACAGAGATGCGCTCAAGCAGAGCCTGGTGGTGGCGGTCCAGGACCATGGCCAGCCCCCTCTCTCTGCCACCGTCACACTCACTGTGGCAGTGGCCAGCAGCATCCCAGAAGTCCTTGCCGACCTGGGTAGCATCAGGACCCCCACCAACTCTGATGATTCAGACCTCACACTATACTTGGTGGTGGCAGTGGCCGTTGTCTCCTGCACCTTCCTCGCCTTTGTCATTGTGCTGCTGGCTCTCAGACTGTGGCGGTGGCACAAGTCGAGTCTTCTCCAGGCTTCGGGCGTCAGGTTGGCAGGCCTGCCAGCCTCAGGCTTTGTGGGCATGGAGGGAGTACAGGCTTTCCTGAAGACCTATTCCCATGAGGTCTCCCTTACCTCTGATTCACGGGGGAGTCACGTGATCTTTCCCCAGCCCAACTATGCGGACACACTCATCAGCCAGGAGAGCTGTGAGAAAAATGATACCTTGTTAACATCCAGAGATTTTCATGAATGTAGGGATGAAGCTGCTTCTGTTCAG CTGTTTAAACTTAAGCAGCGGGGGCTGCAGTTTCCTAGTGCGGACTCCGGGCGCCGCTGTTGGCCAAAGTGGAGAGCTTGGTGCTGGCGACCTCCTCGCGCAGACGCAGCGCACTTTCCCATCTCAGACTCGCTAGCCTTTCCACCGCTTCCTCCTCTGGAGAAGAAGAAACCCTGCCTGACCCCCCACGCCGGAATAAAGCTGTTCGGAGCTCCGGACAACTGCAGCACAGAGATTGTTTGTAATCTGGCGTCTCCAAGCCGGTGA
- the LOC132486400 gene encoding protocadherin gamma-A9 isoform X19, producing the protein MAAPMNRLHHRRLVLLCLFLGRLWETGASQIRYSVPEETEEGYIVGNISKDLGLELRELAERGVRIVSRGRTQLFALNPRSGSLVTAGRIDREELCAQSARCLVNFKVLVEDRVQLHGIEIEVTDINDNNPKFQVENLEVKINEIALPGTHYPLPDAVDPDVGLNSLQSYQLSPNHHFSLDVQTGDDGTISPELVLERALDREEEAAHHLVLVASDGGEPRRSSTVRIRVTVLDTNDNAPVFTQPIYRVKVPENVPPGTRLLTVSASDPDEGTNGEVAYKFWKINEKQSPLFQLNENTGEISTAKSLDYEECAFYDMEIQAEDGGALKDRTKVLISVEDVNDNRPEVTITSLFSPVREDAPQGTVIVLFNAHDRDSGKNGQVVCSIKEILPFQLENSVEDYYRLLTVRNLDREKTSEYNITVTATDRGTPSLSTEIHITLHVVDVNDNPPSFSQTSYSVYLPENNLRGTSIFSVTAHDPDSNENARVVYSLAEDTIQGAPLSSYVSINSNTGVLYALRSFDYEQFRDLQMQVRASDSGDPPLSSNVSLSLFVLDQNDNVPEILYPMLPTDGSTGVELAPRSAEPGYLVTKVVAVDRDSGQNAWLSYRLLKASEPGLFAVGLHTGEVRTARALLDRDALKQSLVVAVQDHGQPPLSATVTLTVAVADSIPDVLAELGSLESPTSPDDSGLTLYLVVAVAAVSCIFLAFVIVLLALRLRRWHTSHLLQASGGGLVGVPTSHFVGVDGVRAFLQAYSHEVSLTADSRGSHVIFPQPNYVDTLISQESCEKSEPLCASDDSRFPIEDTPLVPWVQ; encoded by the coding sequence ATGGCCGCTCCAATGAATCGCCTGCACCACAGAAGACTGGTCCTGTTGTGCCTTTTCCTGGGGAGGCTGTGGGAGACCGGGGCTAGCCAGATCCGCTACTCGGTACCTGAAGAGACAGAAGAAGGCTATATCGTGGGGAATATCTCCAAGGACCTGGGGTTGGAGCTCCGGGAGCTGGCGGAGCGGGGAGTCCGCATCGTCTCCAGAGGTAGGACGCAGCTCTTTGCTCTGAACCCGCGAAGCGGCAGCTTGGTCACCGCGGGCAGGATAGACCGGGAGGAGCTTTGCGCTCAGAGCGCGCGGTGTCTGGTGAACTTTAAAGTCTTAGTTGAAGACAGGGTGCAGCTTCACGGAATAGAAATAGAAGTAACTGATATCAACGATAATAATCCGAAATTCCAGGTCGAAAATCTAGAAGTAAAAATTAACGAAATTGCTTTGCCCGGAACGCATTATCCACTCCCAGACGCTGTTGACCCCGATGTGGGCTTGAATTCCCTGCAGAGCTATCAGCTCAGCCCCAATCACCACTTCTCCCTGGACGTGCAAACTGGAGACGACGGGACTATAAGCCCAGAGCTGGTGCTGGAGCGCGCCCTGGACCGCGAGGAGGAGGCTGCTCACCATCTGGTCCTTGTCGCCTCCGATGGAGGCGAACCGCGTCGCTCCAGCACAGTGCGCATCCGAGTGACAGTGTTGGATACAAACGACAATGCCCCGGTTTTTACTCAACCGATTTACCGAGTGAAAGTCCCAGAGAACGTGCCCCCGGGCACCCGGCTGCTTACTGTAAGCGCTAGCGACCCAGATGAGGGAACCAACGGAGAAGTGGCTTATAAATTCtggaaaattaatgaaaaacaatCTCCGTTATTCCAGCTTAATGAAAATACTGGCGAAATATCAACAGCAAAGAGTTTAGATTATGAAGAATGTGCATTTTATGACATGGAAATACAGGCTGAAGATGGTGGGGCATTGAAGGATCGGACCAAAGTACTCATTTCAGTGGAAGATGTCAATGACAATAGACCCGAAGTGACCATTACATCTTTATTTAGTCCAGTGAGGGAAGATGCTCCCCAAGGAACAGTAATCGTTCTTTTCAATGCACATGACCGAGACTCTGGGAAGAATGGCCAAGTTGTTTGTTCCATCAAGGAGATTCTACCTTTTCAATTAGAAAATTCAGTAGAAGATTATTATAGATTGTTGACAGTCCGAAATCTTGACCGAGAAAAAACCTCTGAATATAACATCACAGTGACCGCAACAGACAGAGGAACACCATCCCTGTCCACGGAAATTCACATCACCCTACATGTGGTCGACGTCAACGACAATCCACCCTCCTTCTCTCAAACCTCCTATTCAGTCTATCTCCCTGAGAACAACCTTAGAGGCACCTCCATCTTCTCGGTGACAGCCCACGACCCCGACAGCAATGAGAACGCTCGGGTTGTTTACTCCTTAGCCGAAGACACCATCCAAGGGGCACCTCTCTCCTCCTATGTCTCCATCAACTCCAACACTGGTGTCCTATACGCACTGCGCTCCTTCGACTACGAGCAATTTCGCGATCTTCAAATGCAGGTGAGGGCAAGCGACAGCGGGGACCCACCTCTCAGCAGCAACGTGTCACTGAGCTTGTTCGTGCTGGACCAGAATGACAATGTGCCAGAAATCCTGTACCCCATGCTTCCCACCGATGGCTCCACGGGTGTGGAGCTGGCACCCCGCTCTGCAGAGCCCGGCTACCTGGTGACCAAGGTGGTGGCTGTGGACAGAGACTCAGGCCAGAACGCCTGGCTGTCCTACCGCCTGCTCAAGGCCAGCGAGCCAGGTCTCTTCGCGGTGGGGCTGCACACGGGCGAGGTGCGCACAGCGAGGGCCCTGCTGGACAGAGACGCGCTTAAGCAGAGCCTGGTGGTGGCGGTCCAGGACCACGGCCAGCCCCCTCTCTCTGCCACCGTCACACTCACCGTGGCCGTGGCTGACAGCATCCCCGACGTCCTCGCTGAACTAGGCAGCCTTGAGTCTCCCACCAGCCCTGATGACTCAGGCCTCACTCTCTACCTGGTGGTGGCGGTGGCTGCGGTCTCCTGCATCTTCCTCGCCTTTGTCATTGTGCTGCTGGCGCTCAGGCTGAGGCGCTGGCACACGTCGCATCTGCTCCAGGCTTCAGGAGGCGGGTTAGTGGGTGTGCCCACGTCTCACTTTGTGGGCGTGGACGGGGTGCGGGCTTTCCTGCAGGCCTATTCCCACGAGGTCTCGCTCACAGCGGACTCGCGGGGGAGTCACGTGATCTTCCCGCAGCCCAACTACGTGGACACGCTCATCAGCCAGGAGAGCTGTGAGAAAAGCGAGCCTTTATGCGCTTCAGATGATTCCAGGTTTCCTATAGAAGACACCCCTTTGGTTCCA